A window of Mus pahari chromosome 7, PAHARI_EIJ_v1.1, whole genome shotgun sequence contains these coding sequences:
- the Bdkrb2 gene encoding B2 bradykinin receptor isoform X1: MPCSWKRPGLLSVYEPMPTTASCGIEMFNVTTQVLGSALNGTLSEDNCPDTEWWSWLNATQAPFLWVLFLLAALENLFVLSVFCLHKNSCTVAEIYLGNLAAADLILACGLPFWAITIANNFDWVFGEVLCRMVNTMIYMNLYSSICFLMLVSIDRYLALVKTMSMGRMRGVRWAKLYSLVIWGCTLLLSSPMLVFRTMRDYREEGHNVTACVIVYPSRSWEVFTNVLLNLVGFLLPLSVITFCTVRILQVLRNNEMKKFKEVQTERKATVLVLSVLGLFVLCWVPFQISTFLDTLLRLGVLSGCWDEHAVDVITQISTYVAYSNSCLNPLVYVIVGKRFRKKSREVYRALCQKGGCMGEPVQMENSMGTLRTSISVERQIHKLQDWAGNKQ; encoded by the exons ATGCCCTGCTCCTGGAAGCGACCCGGGCTTCTGTCGGTGTATGAGCCCATGCCCACCACGGCCTCCTGTGG CATCGAAATGTTCAACGTCACCACACAAGTCCTCGGGTCTGCCCTTAACGGGACTCTTTCGGAGGACAACTGCCCAGACACCGAGTGGTGGAGCTGGCTCAATGCCACCCAGGCCCCCTTCCTCTGGGTCCTCTTCCTGCTGGCCGCACTGGAGAACCTCTTTGTTCTCAGCGTGTTCTGCCTGCACAAGAACAGCTGCACTGTGGCCGAGATCTACCTGGGCAACCTGGCAGCCGCGGACCTCATCCTGGCCTGCGGGTTACCCTTCTGGGCCATCACCATCGCCAATAACTTCGACTGGGTGTTTGGAGAGGTGCTGTGCCGCATGGTAAACACCATGATCTACATGAACCTGTACAGCAGCATCTGCTTCCTGATGCTCGTGAGTATCGACCGCTACCTGGCGCTGGTGAAGACCATGTCCATGGGCCGGATGCGCGGGGTGCGCTGGGCCAAACTCTACAGCCTGGTGATCTGGGGCTGTACGCTGCTTCTGAGTTCGCCCATGTTGGTGTTCAGGACCATGAGGGACTACCGCGAAGAGGGCCACAACGTCACCGCCTGTGTCATCGTCTACCCGTCCCGCTCCTGGGAGGTGTTCACCAACGTGCTGCTGAACCTGGTGGGTTTCCTCCTGCCCCTGAGCGTCATCACCTTCTGCACGGTGCGCATCTTGCAGGTGCTGAGGAACAATGAGATGAAGAAGTTCAAGGAGGTCCAGACGGAGAGGAAGGCCACCGTGCTGGTGCTGTCCGTCCTGGGGCTCTTCGTGCTATGTTGGGTGCCCTTCCAGATCAGCACCTTCCTGGACACGCTGCTGCGTCTCGGCGTGCTGTCGGGATGCTGGGACGAGCACGCCGTAGACGTCATCACGCAGATCAGTACCTACGTGGCCTACAGCAACAGCTGCCTCAACCCGCTGGTGTACGTGATCGTGGGCAAGCGCTTCCGGAAGAAGTCCCGAGAGGTGTACCGGGCACTGTGCCAGAAGGGAGGCTGCATGGGAGAACCCGTCCAGATGGAGAATTCCATGGGGACTCTGAGGACCTCGATCTCCGTGGAAAGGCAGATCCACAAGCTGCAGGACTGGGCAGGGAACAAACAGTGA
- the Bdkrb1 gene encoding B1 bradykinin receptor — MASQALLELQPSNQSQQAPPNITSCEGAPEAWDLLYRVLPGFVITVCFFGLLGNLLVLSFFLLPWRRWWRQRRQRLTIAEIYLANLAASDLVFVLGLPFWAENVGNRFNWPFGSDLCRVVSGVIKANLFISIFLVVAISQDRYRLLVYPMTSWGYRRRRRAQATCLLIWVAGGLLSIPTFFLRSVTVVPDLNISACILLFPHEAWHFARMVELNILGFLLPLAAILYFNFHILASLRGQKEASRCGGPKGSKTTGLILTLVASFLVCWAPYHFFAFLDFLVQVRVIQDCSWKELTDLGLQLANFFAFVNSCLNPLIYVFAGRLFKTRVLGTL, encoded by the coding sequence ATGGCGTCCCAGGCCTTGCTGGAGCTACAGCCTTCCAACCAAAGCCAGCAGGCGCCTCCCAACATCACCTCCTGTGAGGGCGCCCCGGAAGCCTGGGATCTGCTGTATCGGGTGCTGCCAGGGTTTGTCATCACTGTCTGTTTCTTTGGCCTCCTGGGGAACCTTTTAGTCCTGTCCTTCTTCCTTTTGCCTTGGCGACGGTGGtggcggcagcggcggcagcgCCTAACCATAGCAGAGATCTACCTGGCTAACTTGGCAGCTTCTGATCTGGTGTTTGTGCTGGGCCTGCCCTTCTGGGCAGAGAACGTTGGGAACCGTTTCAACTGGCCCTTTGGAAGTGACCTCTGCCGGGTGGTCAGCGGGGTCATCAAGGCCAACCTGTTCATCAGCATCTTCCTGGTGGTGGCCATCAGTCAGGACCGCTACAGGTTGCTGGTATACCCCATGACCAGCTGGGGGTACCGGCGGCGACGGCGAGCCCAAGCAACCTGCCTGCTCATCTGGGTAGCTGGGGGCCTCTTGAGCATCCCCACGTTCTTTCTGCGCTCTGTCACAGTCGTCCCTGATCTGAACATCTCTGCCTGCATTCTGCTTTTCCCCCACGAAGCTTGGCACTTTGCAAGGATGGTGGAGTTgaacattttgggttttctccTCCCATTGGCTGCCATCCTCTACTTCAACTTTCACATCCTAGCCTCCCTGAGAGGACAGAAGGAGGCCAGCCGGTGTGGGGGACCTAAGGGCAGCAAGACAACGGGGCTGATCCTCACACTGGTGGCCTCCTTCCTGGTCTGCTGGGCCCCTTACCACTTCTTTGccttcctggatttcctggtcCAGGTGAGAGTGATCCAGGACTGCTCCTGGAAGGAGCTCACGGACCTGGGCCTGCAGCTGGCCAACTTCTTTGCTTTTGTCAACAGCTGCCTGAACCCACTGATTTATGTCTTTGCAGGCCGGCTCTTTAAGACCAGGGTTCTGGGAACTTTATAA
- the Bdkrb2 gene encoding B2 bradykinin receptor isoform X2, with protein sequence MEVAVFWGPGCSLSTCIEMFNVTTQVLGSALNGTLSEDNCPDTEWWSWLNATQAPFLWVLFLLAALENLFVLSVFCLHKNSCTVAEIYLGNLAAADLILACGLPFWAITIANNFDWVFGEVLCRMVNTMIYMNLYSSICFLMLVSIDRYLALVKTMSMGRMRGVRWAKLYSLVIWGCTLLLSSPMLVFRTMRDYREEGHNVTACVIVYPSRSWEVFTNVLLNLVGFLLPLSVITFCTVRILQVLRNNEMKKFKEVQTERKATVLVLSVLGLFVLCWVPFQISTFLDTLLRLGVLSGCWDEHAVDVITQISTYVAYSNSCLNPLVYVIVGKRFRKKSREVYRALCQKGGCMGEPVQMENSMGTLRTSISVERQIHKLQDWAGNKQ encoded by the exons ATGGAAGTGGCTGTGTTCTGGGGGCCAGGCTGCAGTCTCTCCACCTG CATCGAAATGTTCAACGTCACCACACAAGTCCTCGGGTCTGCCCTTAACGGGACTCTTTCGGAGGACAACTGCCCAGACACCGAGTGGTGGAGCTGGCTCAATGCCACCCAGGCCCCCTTCCTCTGGGTCCTCTTCCTGCTGGCCGCACTGGAGAACCTCTTTGTTCTCAGCGTGTTCTGCCTGCACAAGAACAGCTGCACTGTGGCCGAGATCTACCTGGGCAACCTGGCAGCCGCGGACCTCATCCTGGCCTGCGGGTTACCCTTCTGGGCCATCACCATCGCCAATAACTTCGACTGGGTGTTTGGAGAGGTGCTGTGCCGCATGGTAAACACCATGATCTACATGAACCTGTACAGCAGCATCTGCTTCCTGATGCTCGTGAGTATCGACCGCTACCTGGCGCTGGTGAAGACCATGTCCATGGGCCGGATGCGCGGGGTGCGCTGGGCCAAACTCTACAGCCTGGTGATCTGGGGCTGTACGCTGCTTCTGAGTTCGCCCATGTTGGTGTTCAGGACCATGAGGGACTACCGCGAAGAGGGCCACAACGTCACCGCCTGTGTCATCGTCTACCCGTCCCGCTCCTGGGAGGTGTTCACCAACGTGCTGCTGAACCTGGTGGGTTTCCTCCTGCCCCTGAGCGTCATCACCTTCTGCACGGTGCGCATCTTGCAGGTGCTGAGGAACAATGAGATGAAGAAGTTCAAGGAGGTCCAGACGGAGAGGAAGGCCACCGTGCTGGTGCTGTCCGTCCTGGGGCTCTTCGTGCTATGTTGGGTGCCCTTCCAGATCAGCACCTTCCTGGACACGCTGCTGCGTCTCGGCGTGCTGTCGGGATGCTGGGACGAGCACGCCGTAGACGTCATCACGCAGATCAGTACCTACGTGGCCTACAGCAACAGCTGCCTCAACCCGCTGGTGTACGTGATCGTGGGCAAGCGCTTCCGGAAGAAGTCCCGAGAGGTGTACCGGGCACTGTGCCAGAAGGGAGGCTGCATGGGAGAACCCGTCCAGATGGAGAATTCCATGGGGACTCTGAGGACCTCGATCTCCGTGGAAAGGCAGATCCACAAGCTGCAGGACTGGGCAGGGAACAAACAGTGA